From one Nocardioides scoriae genomic stretch:
- a CDS encoding 4Fe-4S binding protein: MPYAITQSCCSDASCVSVCPVNCIHPTPDEPGFGTTEMLYVDPRACIDCGACADACPVDAIFPAEELLRGPDAAYVELNRDHFADAPVPEGDDRGWSDPTFPVALSPHAADLRVAVVGTGPSASYTAAGLLTTSAHVTMLDRLPVAGGLIRFGVAPDHTSTRAIADRFATVFRNPRLEMCLGVEVGRDVTHEELLAHHDAVVYAVGASADRTLGVPGEDLPGSLAARDLVGWYNGHPEVPTDLVDLELGAPARVVVVGNGNVALDVARLLLTDPEELVRTPLARHALAALRRSSVREVVLVGRRGPGDAAYALAELRPLLQRADLDVVVDGGAAATEAIAAAAAGSKAAALRDLPQVPLDAASPVGGRRRLVLRFDSVLERVDGDDRVGSVHLAPARPEDPGAPEPVVLHAGLVLRSVGYRSEPLPGLPFDRETSTVPHDQGRVVDPATGGAVGASYVVGWVKRGPRGGIGSNRADATETVASLVADANAGRLTTGRGSTRSFRRLLRSRT, encoded by the coding sequence GTGCCCTACGCCATCACGCAGTCGTGCTGCAGCGACGCCTCGTGCGTCTCGGTGTGCCCGGTCAACTGCATCCACCCCACGCCCGACGAGCCCGGCTTCGGGACCACCGAGATGCTCTACGTCGACCCGCGGGCCTGCATCGACTGCGGCGCCTGCGCCGACGCGTGCCCGGTCGACGCGATCTTCCCGGCCGAGGAGCTGCTGCGCGGCCCCGACGCGGCGTACGTCGAACTCAACCGCGACCACTTCGCCGACGCCCCCGTCCCGGAGGGTGACGACCGCGGCTGGAGCGACCCCACCTTCCCCGTCGCGCTCAGCCCCCACGCGGCCGACCTGCGGGTCGCGGTGGTCGGCACGGGCCCCTCGGCGAGCTACACCGCGGCCGGGCTGCTCACCACCAGCGCCCACGTCACGATGCTCGACCGGCTGCCGGTCGCCGGCGGCCTGATCCGCTTCGGGGTGGCGCCCGACCACACCAGCACGCGGGCGATCGCCGACCGCTTCGCCACCGTCTTCCGCAACCCGCGCCTGGAGATGTGCCTGGGCGTCGAGGTCGGGCGCGACGTCACCCACGAGGAGCTCCTGGCCCACCACGACGCGGTCGTGTACGCCGTGGGCGCCTCCGCGGACCGCACGCTCGGGGTCCCCGGCGAGGACCTGCCCGGCAGCCTGGCCGCCCGCGACCTGGTCGGCTGGTACAACGGCCACCCCGAGGTCCCGACCGACCTCGTCGACCTCGAGCTCGGTGCGCCCGCCCGCGTGGTGGTCGTCGGCAACGGCAACGTCGCCCTCGACGTGGCGCGGCTGCTGCTCACCGACCCCGAGGAGCTGGTGCGCACGCCGCTGGCCCGCCACGCGCTCGCGGCGCTGCGGCGCAGCAGCGTGCGCGAGGTGGTCCTCGTGGGCCGTCGCGGGCCGGGCGACGCGGCGTACGCGCTGGCGGAGCTGCGCCCGCTGCTGCAGCGCGCGGACCTCGACGTCGTCGTCGACGGAGGCGCCGCCGCGACGGAGGCGATCGCCGCGGCCGCGGCGGGCAGCAAGGCGGCCGCCCTGCGCGACCTGCCGCAGGTGCCCCTGGACGCCGCGTCCCCCGTGGGCGGGAGGCGCCGGCTGGTGCTGCGCTTCGACTCGGTGCTGGAGCGCGTCGACGGCGACGACCGCGTCGGCTCGGTCCACCTGGCACCGGCGCGGCCCGAGGACCCCGGGGCGCCGGAGCCGGTCGTGCTGCACGCCGGGCTGGTGCTGCGGTCGGTCGGCTACCGCAGCGAGCCGCTGCCCGGGCTGCCCTTCGACCGCGAGACCAGCACCGTCCCCCACGACCAGGGGCGCGTGGTCGACCCCGCCACCGGCGGCGCCGTCGGGGCGTCGTACGTCGTGGGGTGGGTCAAGCGCGGCCCGCGCGGCGGCATCGGCAGCAACCGGGCCGACGCGACGGAGACGGTGGCCTCGCTGGTGGCCGACGCCAACGCGGGGCGCCTGACCACGGGACGCGGCTCGACCCGGTCGTTCCGCCGGTTGCTGCGGTCGCGGACGTGA
- a CDS encoding PP2C family protein-serine/threonine phosphatase, protein MTSGTPRPLDAVADQVRRAVDRLLAAADTQAPDELPRAVADAAGELGAADAVVHLADLQQRQLVPLPPAGSQEPGAAPLGVDSTLAGRAFQTLQPVSGAGPGERVQLWLPLLDGSERLGVLGLTVQPGTALADEPAGLRAFASALAHLLVTRNLYGDALLRPRRSRPLTLAAEIQWSLLPPLTFSDRSVTVAGGMEPAYEVAGDSFDYAVERGAARFGVFDAMGHGIVSAQLINLVVAAYRNARRTGRTLRETADGIEEAVDLAFRVESFATGLLCHLDTDTGRLSWISAGHHAPLLLRAGRLVRELAVEPLLPLGLNRGLDHTAEAPVGTEQLEPGDLLLLYTDGVTEARSPAGEFFGRDRLVDLVSRHLAAGLPAAETVRRVVHALIDHQAGDVVDDATLLLVQWHGPPGAT, encoded by the coding sequence ATGACCTCCGGCACGCCCAGGCCGCTCGACGCGGTGGCGGACCAGGTCCGCCGCGCGGTCGACCGGCTGCTCGCGGCCGCGGACACCCAGGCCCCCGACGAGCTGCCCCGCGCCGTCGCCGACGCGGCGGGGGAGCTCGGGGCCGCCGACGCCGTGGTCCACCTCGCCGACCTGCAGCAGCGCCAGCTCGTGCCGCTGCCGCCCGCGGGGAGCCAGGAGCCCGGAGCCGCCCCGCTCGGCGTCGACTCGACCCTGGCCGGACGTGCCTTCCAGACGCTGCAGCCGGTGAGCGGCGCCGGCCCGGGGGAGCGGGTGCAGCTGTGGCTGCCGCTGCTCGACGGCAGCGAGCGCCTCGGTGTCCTGGGCCTGACCGTGCAGCCCGGCACCGCGCTGGCCGACGAGCCCGCGGGGCTGCGGGCGTTCGCCTCCGCCCTGGCCCACCTGCTCGTCACCCGCAACCTGTACGGCGACGCGCTGCTGCGCCCGCGCCGGTCGCGGCCGCTGACCCTGGCGGCCGAGATCCAGTGGTCGCTGCTGCCGCCGCTGACCTTCTCCGACCGGTCGGTCACGGTGGCCGGCGGGATGGAGCCGGCGTACGAGGTGGCGGGCGACTCGTTCGACTACGCCGTCGAGCGCGGCGCGGCGCGGTTCGGGGTCTTCGACGCCATGGGCCACGGCATCGTGAGCGCGCAGCTGATCAACCTGGTGGTCGCGGCGTACCGCAACGCCCGGCGCACGGGCCGGACGCTGCGCGAGACCGCCGACGGCATCGAGGAGGCGGTCGACCTCGCCTTCCGGGTCGAGTCCTTCGCCACCGGCCTGCTGTGCCACCTCGACACCGACACCGGCCGGCTGAGCTGGATCAGCGCCGGGCACCACGCCCCGCTGCTGCTGCGCGCCGGGCGCCTGGTGCGCGAGCTGGCGGTCGAGCCGCTGCTGCCGCTCGGTCTCAACCGCGGCCTGGACCACACCGCCGAGGCGCCGGTCGGCACCGAGCAGCTGGAGCCGGGCGACCTGCTGCTCCTCTACACCGACGGCGTCACCGAGGCGCGCTCGCCCGCCGGCGAGTTCTTCGGCCGCGACCGGCTCGTCGACCTCGTCAGCCGCCACCTCGCGGCCGGGCTGCCCGCCGCCGAGACGGTGCGGCGGGTGGTGCACGCCCTCATCGACCACCAGGCCGGCGACGTCGTCGACGACGCCACGCTGCTGCTCGTGCAGTGGCACGGGCCGCCCGGGGCGACCTGA
- a CDS encoding BCCT family transporter produces MTDTVSRETTGPAPGPDDGSATHRSLPLDKVVFGVAAAAVLGFVLWGALAPDAMGSATTSTLTWLEKSFGWLFVLTTAAFVVFSGYLAISRYGNLTLGPDDAEPEFSTFSWVSMMFATGMGIGLIFWGVAEPLTHLNTPPMGMAEPGTPEAARLAMEYTFFHWGLHPWAIYAVIGLAIAYFAYRKGYGNLISGTFRPLIGDAAGRAPGKAIDVVAIFATLFGSATSLGLGALQITGGLDNVFDGSGESIALALLVIWVLTACFVVSAVTGIEKGVQFLSNANAIAALVLVAFLFVVGPTVFILSTFTEGMGAYLTQLPTMSGRTGAFDADQATWLNGWTIFYWAWWVSWTPFVGMFIARISKGRTIRQFVVYVILMPSLVSFVWFSIMGGAAFDLQLNQGKDLGQTLADEGTESILFTVLRDYPLASITVVLAIFLIAIFFITGADSASIVMGMLSQHGEEEPKRWLVVFWGVAQGAVASVLLWSGGDDLRAGLTALQNLVIIVGGAFMIVIIAMCVSLMKALRAEPYESTLPTRIRRAVQHVQERDEQEQHSIALAALGADHEEIVPESRDPHSGHPGQPG; encoded by the coding sequence GTGACCGACACCGTGAGCAGGGAGACCACCGGACCGGCGCCCGGTCCCGACGACGGCAGCGCGACCCACCGGTCGCTGCCCCTGGACAAGGTCGTGTTCGGCGTGGCCGCGGCCGCCGTCCTCGGCTTCGTGCTGTGGGGCGCGCTGGCGCCCGACGCGATGGGCAGCGCGACGACGAGCACGCTGACCTGGCTGGAGAAGAGCTTCGGGTGGCTCTTCGTGCTGACGACCGCCGCGTTCGTGGTGTTCTCCGGCTACCTGGCCATCAGCCGCTACGGCAACCTCACGCTCGGCCCCGACGACGCCGAGCCGGAGTTCAGCACGTTCTCCTGGGTCTCGATGATGTTCGCGACCGGCATGGGCATCGGCCTCATCTTCTGGGGCGTGGCCGAGCCGCTGACCCACCTCAACACCCCGCCGATGGGGATGGCCGAGCCCGGCACGCCCGAGGCCGCCCGGCTGGCGATGGAGTACACCTTCTTCCACTGGGGCCTGCACCCCTGGGCGATCTACGCCGTGATCGGTCTGGCCATCGCCTACTTCGCCTACCGCAAGGGCTACGGCAACCTGATCTCCGGCACCTTCCGGCCGCTCATCGGCGACGCCGCCGGCCGGGCGCCCGGCAAGGCGATCGACGTGGTGGCCATCTTCGCGACGCTGTTCGGCTCGGCCACCTCGCTGGGGCTCGGCGCCCTGCAGATCACCGGTGGCCTGGACAACGTCTTCGACGGCTCGGGGGAGAGCATCGCCCTGGCCCTGCTCGTCATCTGGGTGCTCACGGCGTGCTTCGTGGTCTCCGCGGTCACCGGCATCGAGAAGGGCGTGCAGTTCCTCTCCAACGCCAACGCCATCGCCGCCCTCGTGCTGGTGGCCTTCCTCTTCGTCGTGGGCCCGACCGTCTTCATCCTGTCCACGTTCACCGAGGGCATGGGCGCCTACCTGACCCAGCTGCCCACGATGAGCGGCCGCACCGGCGCCTTCGACGCGGACCAGGCGACCTGGCTCAACGGCTGGACGATCTTCTACTGGGCCTGGTGGGTGTCCTGGACCCCCTTCGTCGGGATGTTCATCGCCCGCATCTCCAAGGGCCGCACCATCCGCCAGTTCGTCGTCTACGTGATCCTGATGCCCAGCCTGGTCTCGTTCGTGTGGTTCTCGATCATGGGCGGCGCCGCCTTCGACCTGCAGCTCAACCAGGGCAAGGACCTCGGTCAGACGCTGGCCGACGAGGGCACCGAGTCGATCCTGTTCACGGTGCTGCGCGACTACCCGCTCGCCTCGATCACGGTGGTGCTGGCGATCTTCCTCATCGCCATCTTCTTCATCACCGGCGCCGACTCGGCCTCGATCGTGATGGGGATGCTGAGCCAGCACGGCGAGGAGGAGCCCAAGCGCTGGCTCGTCGTCTTCTGGGGCGTGGCCCAGGGCGCGGTCGCCTCGGTGCTGCTGTGGTCGGGGGGCGACGACCTGCGGGCGGGCCTCACCGCGCTGCAGAACCTCGTCATCATCGTCGGCGGCGCCTTCATGATCGTCATCATCGCGATGTGCGTCTCCCTGATGAAGGCGCTGCGCGCCGAGCCCTACGAGTCGACGCTGCCGACCCGCATCCGTCGGGCCGTGCAGCACGTGCAGGAGCGCGACGAGCAGGAGCAGCACTCGATCGCCCTGGCTGCCCTGGGCGCCGACCACGAGGAGATCGTGCCGGAGAGCCGCGACCCGCACTCCGGACACCCGGGGCAGCCCGGCTGA
- a CDS encoding SPL family radical SAM protein, producing MPDETQVTSARDPRAADGGSALELHPHAARRWTPKRVLVTPAALDEPHGQRIVARVEALGIEVERLRANRLVGLRGETERETYARAKSTLAVVVSPPSRRRLQPISPSADWRVDLAEGCPAHCQYCYLAGSLSGPPVTRVYADLDAILDNLTAYLGTGQVTSRSTRRSQEGTTFEASCYSDPLALDHLTGSWQRAVEHFGAWDAPVQLRWTTKFADVDRFVALPHAGRTRVRFSVNCLPVTQRWEGGTSTLEQRLAALRRLALAGYPVGLTIAPIMPIDGWREHYDHLLDLVETATADVPDLDLTAELITHRFTATSKEVLLGWYPRTTLEMDEAERAVKRGKFGATKHVYPKPVMDDLRQWFRRELEQRLPACRVLYWT from the coding sequence ATGCCCGACGAGACACAGGTCACCAGCGCACGCGACCCGCGGGCCGCCGACGGGGGCTCCGCGCTCGAGCTGCACCCGCACGCCGCCCGGCGCTGGACGCCGAAGCGGGTGCTGGTCACCCCGGCCGCGCTGGACGAGCCCCACGGGCAGCGGATCGTGGCCCGCGTCGAGGCCCTCGGGATCGAGGTGGAGCGGCTGCGCGCCAACCGGCTGGTGGGGCTGCGGGGCGAGACCGAGCGGGAGACCTACGCCCGCGCGAAGTCCACGCTGGCCGTCGTGGTCAGCCCGCCCAGCCGACGTCGGCTGCAGCCGATCTCCCCCAGCGCCGACTGGCGCGTCGACCTCGCCGAGGGCTGCCCGGCGCACTGCCAGTACTGCTACCTCGCCGGCTCGCTGTCCGGCCCGCCCGTGACCCGGGTGTACGCCGACCTCGACGCGATCCTGGACAACCTCACCGCCTACCTCGGGACCGGTCAGGTCACGAGCCGCTCGACGCGCCGCAGCCAGGAGGGCACCACCTTCGAGGCCTCCTGCTACAGCGACCCGCTCGCGCTGGACCACCTCACCGGGAGCTGGCAGCGCGCCGTCGAGCACTTCGGTGCCTGGGACGCGCCGGTGCAGCTGCGGTGGACCACCAAGTTCGCCGACGTCGACCGCTTCGTCGCCCTCCCGCACGCCGGCCGCACCCGGGTGCGCTTCAGCGTCAACTGCCTGCCGGTGACCCAGCGCTGGGAGGGCGGGACCAGCACCCTGGAGCAGCGGCTCGCGGCGCTGCGCCGGCTCGCTCTCGCCGGCTACCCGGTCGGGCTCACGATCGCCCCGATCATGCCGATCGACGGCTGGCGCGAGCACTACGACCACCTGCTCGACCTGGTGGAGACCGCGACGGCCGACGTCCCCGACCTCGACCTGACCGCCGAGCTGATCACCCACCGCTTCACCGCCACCAGCAAGGAGGTGCTGCTCGGGTGGTACCCCCGCACCACCCTCGAGATGGACGAGGCGGAGCGCGCGGTCAAGCGGGGCAAGTTCGGCGCCACCAAGCACGTCTACCCCAAGCCCGTCATGGACGACCTGCGGCAGTGGTTCCGCCGCGAGCTGGAGCAGCGGCTGCCGGCGTGCCGCGTCCTCTACTGGACCTGA
- the mmsB gene encoding multiple monosaccharide ABC transporter permease — MSSLTRILRGNMRQYGMVIALVSIVALFWFTTDGVLLRPLNVTNLITQNSYILILAIGMVLVIVARHIDLSVGSVAAFTGALAAIMMTRWDVPWFLAVVLCLGVGALIGAWHGFWVAYVGIPAFIVTLSSMLLFRGLTLVVLNGATVGGLPQGFERMGNGFLPEVGPDTGLHNLTLVLGVLLTAWLAVLEVRKRRSAVHYKLEVLPQPLFLAKLVAIAVVVVGLCFVLAQYRGLPVVGLILVVLIGVYGFVMQRTIVGRHVYAVGGNVEAATMSGVRTRRIDFLVMTNMGMLAALAGMVFAARLTAANPKAGVNFELDAIAAAFIGGAAVTGGVGTVAGAIIGGFVMGVLNNGMSLMGVSIDWQQAVKGLVLLAAVAFDVWNKKRTSVGGGAGAEDTSVAPPPPDEVTEELAKQRTGEPAARTS; from the coding sequence ATGAGCTCGCTCACCCGCATCCTGCGCGGCAACATGCGCCAGTACGGCATGGTCATCGCGCTCGTCTCGATCGTCGCGCTGTTCTGGTTCACCACCGACGGGGTGCTGCTGCGCCCGCTCAACGTCACCAACCTGATCACGCAGAACTCCTACATCCTCATCCTCGCGATTGGCATGGTGCTGGTCATCGTGGCCCGCCACATCGACCTCTCGGTCGGCTCGGTGGCCGCGTTCACCGGGGCGCTGGCGGCGATCATGATGACCCGCTGGGACGTGCCGTGGTTCCTCGCGGTGGTGCTCTGCCTCGGGGTCGGCGCGCTGATCGGCGCCTGGCACGGCTTCTGGGTGGCCTACGTCGGCATCCCGGCCTTCATCGTCACCCTGTCCAGCATGCTGCTCTTCCGCGGCCTCACCCTGGTCGTGTTGAACGGCGCGACCGTGGGCGGCCTGCCGCAGGGCTTCGAGCGGATGGGCAACGGCTTCCTGCCCGAGGTCGGCCCCGACACCGGCCTGCACAACCTGACCCTGGTGCTGGGCGTGCTGCTCACGGCGTGGCTGGCCGTGCTCGAGGTCCGCAAGCGGCGCTCGGCCGTCCACTACAAGCTGGAGGTGCTGCCGCAGCCGCTGTTCCTCGCGAAGCTGGTGGCGATCGCCGTCGTGGTCGTCGGGCTGTGCTTCGTGCTCGCGCAGTACCGCGGCCTGCCCGTCGTCGGCCTCATCCTGGTCGTGCTGATCGGCGTCTACGGCTTCGTCATGCAGCGGACCATCGTGGGCCGGCACGTGTACGCCGTCGGCGGCAACGTCGAGGCCGCGACCATGTCGGGCGTGCGCACCAGGCGCATCGACTTCCTCGTGATGACCAACATGGGCATGCTCGCCGCCCTGGCCGGCATGGTGTTCGCGGCCCGCCTCACCGCCGCCAACCCCAAGGCCGGCGTCAACTTCGAGCTCGACGCCATCGCCGCCGCCTTCATCGGCGGCGCGGCGGTCACCGGCGGGGTCGGCACCGTCGCCGGCGCGATCATCGGCGGCTTCGTGATGGGCGTGCTCAACAACGGCATGTCGCTCATGGGCGTCTCGATCGACTGGCAGCAGGCGGTCAAGGGCCTGGTGCTGCTCGCCGCGGTCGCCTTCGACGTGTGGAACAAGAAGCGCACCTCCGTCGGCGGCGGAGCCGGCGCCGAGGACACGTCGGTGGCGCCCCCGCCCCCGGACGAGGTCACCGAGGAGCTGGCCAAGCAGCGCACGGGCGAACCGGCCGCGCGGACGTCGTGA